In the genome of Streptomyces violaceoruber, the window TCACCTGGGGCAGGCGCGCCTACAAGGACGCCTCCGCGCGGCGCACCATCGGCGTCCTGTGGGACGTCGGCACCTTCTGGCCGCGCGCCGCACACCCCTTCGCACCGCCCTGCTACGCCGAGCGCGCGGTGCCCGACCTGACCTGGCGGATGGCGACCTGGACCCGCGCCACCGGCGGCCGGCTGGTCATCTCCGGGCACTCGCAGGGCAGCGTCCTGGCCGCCGCCGCGTCCTGGCAGCTCGAACCGTCCGCCCGCAGGCGCGTCGCCCTGCTCACCTACGGCTCCCCGCTGGAGCGGCTGTACGGCCGCTGGTTCCCGGCCCACTTCGGTCCCGACGCGCTCGCCTCGCTGCACGAGGAGGTCGACTGCTGGCGCAACCTCTACCGGCGCACCGACCCCATCGGCGGACCGGTGCGGCTGCCGGGCGACGCGGGCCCCGCGGTGGACCGCGCACCCCTCAAAGACCCGTTGACGTACGGCCGGACCGAACTCCACCCGCTGCCGGCGCCGATCCTCGGCCACTCCGACTACCAGGCCGACCCGGTCTTCGCCGAGGAACGCGGACGGCTGCTGGCCCGGTTGCGCCCGGGGCTGCCGGCACCGCGCCACACCGGGGGTGCGGCCGCCACCGTCCCGGCGGCCGACGGCACGGCGGGGGACTGCTAGAACGCGGGGGACTGCCAGTACCCGGCCCGGCGCGCCACGCCCCGGCTCCGTTACGGCAGCCCGGGCAGGTCCTCGGGGTACAGCAGCGTCAGGTCGTCCGTGCTGGGGTCGGCCAGCTGGGCGACCCGGCTCGCGTGCCGCTCCACCATCGCCTCGAAGGTCTGGCGGGCGGTGCGGCCGTTGCCGAAGGCGGGACCCTTGGGGATCTCCGTGAAGTACTTCGTCAGCGCCTCGGACGTGCCCTCCGCCAGCCGGTACTCGTGCTCGTCGGCCTGCTGCTCCACGATCCGCAGCAGCTCCCCGGGGCCGTAGTCGCCGAAGGTGATGGTGCGTGAGAAACGGGACGCCACACCGGGGTTGACGGACAGGAAGCGCTCCATCTCCGCCGTGTACCCGGCGACGATCACGACGACGGACTCCCGCTGGTCCTCCATCAGCTTGACCAGCGTGTCGATGGCCTCCTTGCCGAAGTCCCGGCCCGCGTCCTCGGGGGAGAGCGCGTACGCCTCGTCGATGAACAGCACGCCGCCGTGCGCCCGCTGGAACGCCTCCTGGGTGCGGATCGCCGTGGACCCGATGTGCTCGCCCACCAGGTCGACCCGGGACACCTCCACCAGGTGGCCCTTGTCCAGCACGCCGAGCGAGGCGAGGATCTCGCCGTACAGCCGGGCGACCGTCGTCTTGCCGGTGCCGGGGGAGCCGGTGAACACCAGGTGCCGTTTGACCGACGCGGCCTTCAGGCCCGCCCGCTGCCGGCGCCGGCCCACCTCGATCATGTCGGTCAGCGCCCGTACCTCGCGCTTGACGCTGTCCAGGCCCACCAGGGCGTCCAGTTCGCCCAGGACGGCCTTGGAGGTCCGAGCAGGGTCCGGCGCGGCGGCGGACGCGATCAGCGGCTCCTGCTCGGTGGTGCGCTGCCCGGGGATCGAGCCCAGCAGACCCGGGGACTGGGCCGCCGTCTGCACCACCGGCTCGGGCGCGGCGGGCGCCGTCAGGCCGGTGCTCTCGTCGCCGGTGCAGTCCTCGACGAGCGGCCCGGAATCGTACGCCGTGTCGGGGCCGCCGTCCGCGAACTCGTAACCGCCGCGCGCGCACCGCTCCGTGCGGCACTTCCGCAGCGTCGTACGACATCCGTCGATCACGTGGAAGCCGTAGCCGGCGCTGCCGGTCACCCGGCAGTTGAGGAAGCTGCCGCGGCCTCCGGCCGACACGTACACGCCCGCCTCGGACGGCAGGTCGACCGTGCAGCGCTCGATCGTGGGGTCGGCGCCCTTGGTGACGATCACACCGGTGCGATTGCCGTCCAGGGTGCAGTTGTTCAGGGTGCCGCCGCTGCCGTGGTCGCGGAACCAGGCGCCGGTGGCGGCGTCCCGGATGCGGCAGTCGTCGAGCTGCGCGGTGGCGCCGTCGCTCACCGACACGGCGGTGTTGCGCACCTGGGAGAGGTCGCTGTCGACGACGTCCACGCGCGAGCCGCGGTCCAGGACGAACAGCGCGTCCGGCACGTCGTGCACCCGGCAGGAGTCGAGCACCGCGGTGGCGCCGTCGCTGACCCAGACCGCCGGGTAGTCGCCGGTGCTGTCGAAGATCTCGCACTGGTTGGCGTCGACCCGCGTGCCCGGGTCCCACACCGACAGGCCGTTGCGCCCGAACTGCCGCACGCTGGTGCGGGTCAGGGTGAGGACCGAGCGGGACCTGAGGTCGACCGCGTTCTCCGGGATGTCGTGGATGCGGCAGTCGGCGAGGGTGAGCACCGCGTCCGTGTCCAGCGTGACACCGTCGCCGGTGGTGCGGTGCACGTCGCAGTCGGTCAGGTGGGCCGTGGCCCGGGCGGTCACCTGCACGCCGCTGCCCCGCACTTCGTAGACCTCGCAGCCCACGGCCTCGAGCGCGGAGCCCTCGCCCGTCGCGGTCAGTCCTGAACCCGCCGCGTGGTGCACCCGGCAGCGCTCGAGGCGGGGGTGGGCGCCGGAGCGCACCGCGACGCCCGCCTGGCCGGCCGCGACCACCTCGCACTCCTCGAACACGCCGCCCCCGCCGTCCAGGACGGCGATGCCGACACCGGCCGGATTGTCGACGGTGCAGCGCCGCACCGTGGGACGCGCGCCGCCGCGCACCTCTATCCCGGAGGCGGAACGCGCGACGACCCTGAGGCCCAGCAGCTCCGGCGTGCCGTCCTCGACCAGGACCGCGGGCGCCGCCGCGTCCTGGCCCTCGACGTGCAGATCCTGGATCACCGCCGAGGCGCGCACGGTCAGCGGGACGCCGTCGGCCGGCGCGATGCGCACCGAACCCTGGGCGCCCTCGGGCCCGCGCAGGGTCACCGCCCGCTGGACGACGAGGTTCTCCCGGTAGGTCCCGGGGGCGACGGTGAGGACGTCACCGTCGGCCGCGGCCTCCAGGGCGGCGGCGAGCGATGCGTACTCACCCGTGCGGCGCCGCCACCGCGAGGTGCCGGTGTGCGTCACCTGGACCGTGCCCTGTGCCATGGCGTTGCTGTGCCCCCACCTCGTCGTACGCGGGTCGTCGCCGATTCGGTTCGGCCGGTCCACCGTAGCGTGCGCACAGGTGGTGAGTTGACCGGAGGCGGAAGCCCGTCAACTGCCCGCGCCGGTCCTGCCCCAGTCCGGCCCCGCCCGCTCCCACTCCTGCTCCAGGCGCGCGTACCGGCGGCGGACCAGGCGCCAGACCACTGCGCGCCGGGCGGCCTCCACCAGGGCCGCCACCGCCACCGCGGTGCCCGTCCCGGCGAGCACCGCGTGGGTGGTCGCGGTCTCCGCGTCCAGCGGGCGCGCCACCTCACGGCCCCGCGCGTCCGTCCACATCGCGAACCGGTCGCCGCCGTCCGGGCGATCGATGCCCACCAGGACGGGGCTCTCGTGTCGCGAACCGTCCGGCCCGGTCCAGGCGGCGAGGACACGGCTGCGCAGTTCTTCGCCGGAGGAGGCGCCCTCCGGGTCGACGGTCAGGGGCGAACGCTCCAGGGCACGGAGCACGGTGGCCGTCACCCGGTGCCGGGACTCGTGCTGCTCGCGCACCGACCGCTGCAGGGCGTTCTGCGCCGCACCCCCGGCGAGCACCCCGATCAGGGGCGCCACGGACAGGATCAACAGCAGTGCCGTCAGGGCCACCCAGGCCTCGGCCAGGTCGGTCCCGCGGCGCAGCGGATTGCCCCTCCAGCGCCAGAGACCTCCGACCGCTCGCACGCGCACACCCCCTTGCCGCTCCGCTCCGCCTTCCCCGTCGAGCCGCCCCCACTCGGTGGCCCGTCCCGGCCCGGTTCTCATGAACCTCTCACAAAGCCCAACGCGCGGACCCAGGACGGGGTTCCCGTTACCGGGTCGTTTGTCCGAAACCTGAACACCGGGCCCTGAAGGCTGATGGCTGACCCCTGACCCCTGACCCCTGACCCCTGACCCCTGACCCCGTCCGGACGAACGGCCGCACGTCACTGGGCGATTCGCACCGGATCTCCGACCCGGACCGTGCCCGGGCCGAGGGGGACCAGGTTCTGCCCGAAGACCAGCTTGCCGTCGACGCGACGGTGCCGGCCGAGGCTGTGCAGGGGCTCGGCGCCGCGGTCCGCGGTGCCCTGGTCGGTGGTCGTCACGACGCATCGCCCGCACGGCTTGGCGACCCGCAGGACGACCTCGCCGACGACGACGCGGGACCAGCGGTCCTCGGCCCAGGGCTCGGTGCCGGAGACGACCAGGTTCGGCCGGAAGCGGTCCATGGGCAGGGGGCCCTCGTGCGCGTGCTCGCCCCGCGCGATCAGGGAGTTGAGGGCGTCGAGCGAGGCGGTGGTGGTCAGCAGCAGCGGAAAGCCGTCCGCGAAGGAGACGGTCTCACCCGGCAGCGCGTACGCCGGGTCCACGGGCCTGCGGGTGGCGGGATCGTCCAGGTGCACCAGCCGGACGTCGGTTCCGAGCAGCGTGCTGCACCAGGCGTGCGCGGCCGCGTCCTCGGCCGGCAGCGCCTCGACCTTGTCCCGGAAGATCTGCACCGCAACGGTGCCCACCGCGCGGGGGACCGGCACCGTGAGCGGTGCCATGCCGGGCGCGGACAGCCGTACGCCGCCGCCGGGCAGAAGCTCGGCGGCGGCCAGGGCGAGGCGCGGCTGCCGGCGTTGCGTGACGACCTTTCCCCCGTGGTCGACCAGCATCCAGCGTCGGTCTCCGGCCGGCCCCCAGGGCTCCACGACGGCCTCCTGGAGCGACAGGCTCCGGAACGCCTTGACCGGATGGACGTGGATCGACTGCAGTCGCGCGTACCCCATGAGGTCATCGTGCCAGCCGGCACCGACAACCCGGAGGACGGCTCAGTAGCCGCGGTACTGCTGCTGGTTGTACGGATCCTGGTACGGCGCTGGCGCCGGCCGGGGAGCCGCGGGCCGCATCGCCTCGTACCCCGCGGGGCCGGGCGCGCCCGGACGGGGCTGCTGCGGCTGCTGCGGGCCGGGGTATCCGCGAGGCGCGGTCGCCTGGTGCGGGATGTACGCGGCGGGCGCCTGCTGCAGCGGGGCGGGCTGCGGGGCCTGCTGCGGGTATCCGTAGGAGGGCTGCGAGGGGCCCGCCGGGAGGGCGGGCAGGGCGGACGGCAGCGCGGGCAGATGGCTGCTGCTCGGCATGTCGTACGCGGCGGGAACCCGGATCGGGGCGATCTGCGGTGTGCCCCGTTCGGCCACGAGCGAGTCGTAGATCGGGGTGTCCGGGAAGGAGGCGGAGTAGTAGCCGCCGCCATAAGTGGAGCGGGGGGAGGTCATGGCCATAAGTTAAGCCCACGATGTGCTGGTTGGGGAGACCGATAAGAGGGTTGTTTTCCGTGTCCGCAGTGACCGGGCATCCCCAATGCGAGCGAACTTGGCAAAATAGGGCGTCACGCCACGCGATTTTGCGGTAAAGGCCGAGTTCTGGGCGGGTTACCGGCGGTTGACCGAACCTTCCGCCGGACTCTTCTTCAGGGGCGGGCGGCCCGGAGAATAGGTTGTGCGTCAGGAACTCGACGATTCGCCGGGACAAGACTCGGCTCGGTGACACGTGATGGGGGCGGACATGTCAATGTCGAAAGGATCGAACACCCCGGTGCCGACGACGGCGCTGCGGGTCGAACTGGGCTGGCGATCCGGCCCCGGCGTGCCCGACGCGGACGCCTCCGCCCTCCTGCTGGTGGGCGGCAAGGTCCGTTCCGACGCCGACTTCGTCTTCTACAACCAGCCGGCCCACGCCTCCGGCTCGGTCCGCCACGAGGGCAAGCGGGACGCCGGCGGCCGGGTGACCGACAGCCTGCTCGTCGACCTCACGCGCGTGGAGCCCGCCATCGAGACGGTGATCCTCGCCGCCTCCTCGGACGGCGGAGCCTTCGGGCAGGTCCCCGATCTCTACATCGAGGTGCGCGACACCGCGCGGAACACCGTCGTGGCCCGTTTCGACAACCCGGGCGCAAGCGTCGAGACGGCCTTCGTGCTCGGCGAGTTCTACCGCCGCCAGGGCGCCTGGAAGTTCCGCGCCGTCGGACAGGGGTACGACAGCGGACTCGAGGGCCTGGCCACGGACTACGGCATTTCGGTGGACGAGCCGCAGCACGCCCCGCCTCCGCCCGCGCGGCCGGCGACGACGGCCCCGCCGGTCCCGCCCGCCCCCGCGGCCACGACGCCCCCGCCCCCACCGGCGCCTCCCGCGCCTCCCGTGGCACGGCCGGCCGCCGCGCCCCCGCGGCCCCCGGCCGCGCCCGCCGCCGAGCCGGTCCGGCTGACCAAGGTCACGCTCACCAAGGCCGCGCCCTCCGTCTCGCTCACCAAGCAGGGCGGCACCTCCGGCGCGATGCGCGTCAACCTCAACTGGCAGGTGCGCAAGCAGTTCTCGGGCTGGGCCCGCAAGCTCGGCCGCCCGGTCGCCATGCACGACGACCTCGACCTCGACCTGTGCTGCCTGTACGAACTGAGCGACGGCAGCAAGGGCGTCGTCCAGGCGCTCGGCAACGCCTTCGGGGCGCTGCACCAGCCGCCGTTCATCCACCTCGACGGCGACGACCGCACCGGCGCCGTGTCGACCGGCGAGAACCTCACCATCAGCCTCGACCACCAGCGGTACTTCCGGCGCATCCTCGTCTTCGTGACCATCTACGAGGGCGCCCGCTCCTTCGCCGACCTGCACGCCACGGTCACCCTCCAGCCCCAATACGGCGCGGCGGTCGACTTCTCGCTCGACGAGTGCACCGTGCCCTCGACGGTGTGCGCCCTCGCGCTGATCACCAACACCGGAAACGACCTCGTCGTCCAGCGCGAGGCCCGCTACCTGGTGCCCGAGCGCGGGGTGAGCCCGCAGCGTACGGTCGACTACGCCTACGGCTGGGGCATGAACTGGACCCCCGGCCGCAAATGACCGGCCCCCGGGAAGCGCTCAGCCCGCCCGGCCCTCCTCGGCCACCGCGTCCGGACGGGCGTAGGTGCGGCCCTTCCAGGCCGCGCCGCGCCCCCGGTAGTGCTGCACCGCCGAGTCGACCGTCATCAGCAGATAGAGGAACGCGGTGAACGGCAGCAGCGGCGCGAGCCACAGGGGCTGCCGGTAGTAGCGCAGCATCGGCAGGTACGTCCCCGCCATCACCAGCCAGGCGGCGGCGCCCAGGGCGGCCGTCGTGCCCTGCCCCGTCGCCGCTCCGACGAGCACCGCCGCGGGCGGCACCAGATACACCAGGGCCAGGCCGAGCACCGTTCCGGCCAGCACCAGGGGGTTGTGCCGCAGTTGCGCGTAGGCGCTGCGCGAGACCATCCGCCACAGGTCGTGCAGCCGCGGATAGGGGCGCACGCTGTCCACTCGGTCGGCCAGGCCCAGCCAGACCCGGCCGCCGGTGCCCTTGACCGCGCGGGCGAGGGCCACGTCGTCGATGACGGCGTGCCGGATGGCGTCCGGGATCCGCGCCCGCTCGGCGGCGTCGGCCCGCAGCAGCACGCAACCGCCCGCCGCGGCCGCCGTCCGCGTGGCCCTCCCGCGCCCGCTGCCGGCGCGGCCACCACCGATCCACCGGAACGGGTACAGCTGGGCGAAGAAGTAGACGAAGGCCGGCACCACGAGCCGCTCCCAGACGCTCTCCACCCGCAGCCGGGCCATCTGGGAGACGACGTCGAAACCTCCGGTGCCGGCCGCGGACACCAACGCGCGCAGACTGTCCGGCGCGTGCGCGATGTCGGCGTCCGTCAGCAGCAGGTACTCGGGCTCACGCGCGCGTGCCAGACCGATGCCGTGCCGCACCGCCCACAGCTTCCCGGTCCAGCCGGCCGGCGGCTCCCCGGGCGAGGCCACGGTGAGCGGCAGCCCCTCGTGCCGCCGGGCCAGCTCGCACGCCAGCCCGCCCGTGCCGTCCGTGCTGCCGTCGTCGATCAGGAAGACCTCGGCCCGCCCCGGGTAGTCCTGGGCGAGCAGGGACGGCAGGCTCGCCGGCAGCACCGCCGCCTCGTCGCGCGCGGGGACGACGACGCACACCGAGGGCCAGTCGTCGGGCTCCTCGCGGGCCGGAAGTCTGACGTCGGTACGCCAGAAGAAGCCGCGGGCGAGCAGCAGCCACAGCCAGGCGGCGAGGGAGAGGGCTGACACCAAGGTCACGACGGTCACGACGGAAGTCCACGCATCGGCGCTCACGTGCGCAGTCTGCCGCACGGCACCGGCCGGTGGCGGCGCATCGTCTATGGTGGCCGGGTGAAGATCGCGCTCATGGACTCCGGAATCGGTCTGCTGGCGGCCACCGCCGCGGTACGGCGGCTGCGACCGGACGCCGATCTCATCCTCTCCCTGGACCCCGACGGGATGCCCTGGGGCCCGCGGACCCCGAAGGACCTGACCGGGCGTGCCCTCGCCGTGGCCGAGGCCGCCGCGGCGCACCGCCCGGACGCCCTGATCGTCGGCTGCAACACCGCCACGGTGCACGCGCTGCCCGCGCTGCGCGCCCGGCTCGAGCCCGACGTACCCGTCATCGGCACCGTGCCGGCGATCAAGCCCGCCGCGGCCGGTGGCGGCCCGGTGGCGATCTGGGCGACGCCGGCCACCACGGGAAGCCCCTACC includes:
- a CDS encoding right-handed parallel beta-helix repeat-containing protein produces the protein MAQGTVQVTHTGTSRWRRRTGEYASLAAALEAAADGDVLTVAPGTYRENLVVQRAVTLRGPEGAQGSVRIAPADGVPLTVRASAVIQDLHVEGQDAAAPAVLVEDGTPELLGLRVVARSASGIEVRGGARPTVRRCTVDNPAGVGIAVLDGGGGVFEECEVVAAGQAGVAVRSGAHPRLERCRVHHAAGSGLTATGEGSALEAVGCEVYEVRGSGVQVTARATAHLTDCDVHRTTGDGVTLDTDAVLTLADCRIHDIPENAVDLRSRSVLTLTRTSVRQFGRNGLSVWDPGTRVDANQCEIFDSTGDYPAVWVSDGATAVLDSCRVHDVPDALFVLDRGSRVDVVDSDLSQVRNTAVSVSDGATAQLDDCRIRDAATGAWFRDHGSGGTLNNCTLDGNRTGVIVTKGADPTIERCTVDLPSEAGVYVSAGGRGSFLNCRVTGSAGYGFHVIDGCRTTLRKCRTERCARGGYEFADGGPDTAYDSGPLVEDCTGDESTGLTAPAAPEPVVQTAAQSPGLLGSIPGQRTTEQEPLIASAAAPDPARTSKAVLGELDALVGLDSVKREVRALTDMIEVGRRRQRAGLKAASVKRHLVFTGSPGTGKTTVARLYGEILASLGVLDKGHLVEVSRVDLVGEHIGSTAIRTQEAFQRAHGGVLFIDEAYALSPEDAGRDFGKEAIDTLVKLMEDQRESVVVIVAGYTAEMERFLSVNPGVASRFSRTITFGDYGPGELLRIVEQQADEHEYRLAEGTSEALTKYFTEIPKGPAFGNGRTARQTFEAMVERHASRVAQLADPSTDDLTLLYPEDLPGLP
- a CDS encoding Rv1733c family protein, producing MRAVGGLWRWRGNPLRRGTDLAEAWVALTALLLILSVAPLIGVLAGGAAQNALQRSVREQHESRHRVTATVLRALERSPLTVDPEGASSGEELRSRVLAAWTGPDGSRHESPVLVGIDRPDGGDRFAMWTDARGREVARPLDAETATTHAVLAGTGTAVAVAALVEAARRAVVWRLVRRRYARLEQEWERAGPDWGRTGAGS
- a CDS encoding MOSC domain-containing protein, which gives rise to MGYARLQSIHVHPVKAFRSLSLQEAVVEPWGPAGDRRWMLVDHGGKVVTQRRQPRLALAAAELLPGGGVRLSAPGMAPLTVPVPRAVGTVAVQIFRDKVEALPAEDAAAHAWCSTLLGTDVRLVHLDDPATRRPVDPAYALPGETVSFADGFPLLLTTTASLDALNSLIARGEHAHEGPLPMDRFRPNLVVSGTEPWAEDRWSRVVVGEVVLRVAKPCGRCVVTTTDQGTADRGAEPLHSLGRHRRVDGKLVFGQNLVPLGPGTVRVGDPVRIAQ
- a CDS encoding DUF6643 family protein; the encoded protein is MTSPRSTYGGGYYSASFPDTPIYDSLVAERGTPQIAPIRVPAAYDMPSSSHLPALPSALPALPAGPSQPSYGYPQQAPQPAPLQQAPAAYIPHQATAPRGYPGPQQPQQPRPGAPGPAGYEAMRPAAPRPAPAPYQDPYNQQQYRGY
- a CDS encoding TerD family protein yields the protein MSKGSNTPVPTTALRVELGWRSGPGVPDADASALLLVGGKVRSDADFVFYNQPAHASGSVRHEGKRDAGGRVTDSLLVDLTRVEPAIETVILAASSDGGAFGQVPDLYIEVRDTARNTVVARFDNPGASVETAFVLGEFYRRQGAWKFRAVGQGYDSGLEGLATDYGISVDEPQHAPPPPARPATTAPPVPPAPAATTPPPPPAPPAPPVARPAAAPPRPPAAPAAEPVRLTKVTLTKAAPSVSLTKQGGTSGAMRVNLNWQVRKQFSGWARKLGRPVAMHDDLDLDLCCLYELSDGSKGVVQALGNAFGALHQPPFIHLDGDDRTGAVSTGENLTISLDHQRYFRRILVFVTIYEGARSFADLHATVTLQPQYGAAVDFSLDECTVPSTVCALALITNTGNDLVVQREARYLVPERGVSPQRTVDYAYGWGMNWTPGRK
- a CDS encoding glycosyltransferase, which codes for MSADAWTSVVTVVTLVSALSLAAWLWLLLARGFFWRTDVRLPAREEPDDWPSVCVVVPARDEAAVLPASLPSLLAQDYPGRAEVFLIDDGSTDGTGGLACELARRHEGLPLTVASPGEPPAGWTGKLWAVRHGIGLARAREPEYLLLTDADIAHAPDSLRALVSAAGTGGFDVVSQMARLRVESVWERLVVPAFVYFFAQLYPFRWIGGGRAGSGRGRATRTAAAAGGCVLLRADAAERARIPDAIRHAVIDDVALARAVKGTGGRVWLGLADRVDSVRPYPRLHDLWRMVSRSAYAQLRHNPLVLAGTVLGLALVYLVPPAAVLVGAATGQGTTAALGAAAWLVMAGTYLPMLRYYRQPLWLAPLLPFTAFLYLLMTVDSAVQHYRGRGAAWKGRTYARPDAVAEEGRAG